The Primulina huaijiensis isolate GDHJ02 unplaced genomic scaffold, ASM1229523v2 scaffold207996, whole genome shotgun sequence DNA segment AACCACCTCTGGGATATCCACCGTAACCACCTCCTGGATATCCTCCATATCCACCACCGGGATACCCTCCATAGCCACCACCGGGATATCCTCCATATCCACCACCGGGATACCCTCCATATCCACCACCGGGATATTTTGCTTCACCAACCCCGTTTGTCAACTCATCTTTATTATTTGCTGAAAAATAggcaatatatattattattattattttccaaTTTTTATCCAACCATTAATTACATGATCCGGCATCTTCAATATGTCcaaaaacaatttcataataataataataataataataatatatggaTATGATGCTTACATGTGTCCAGTGTGTTTGAAGTCTCAGCCAATTCTCTAGCAGCCGCCATTTGAGAGGGAAAATGAAGATATGTAGCCAAGAGGAAGCCAAGAAAGAAAATTGACTTTAAACTCATATTTGAaagtaatttaatatttatatttatttaagttttggtTGAAAATGTTGGCACATTCGGATCTCTATTTATACTCTAAGATCATATAAAATTGGGATGCCACTATTTAAGACTAGGCCCCTAATTTAGTTGGTTGTTAGAGAGTAGTAGTCTTCCATTATAACAAGTCAGCGATATATATCTTGATTAAATACAA contains these protein-coding regions:
- the LOC140966794 gene encoding uncharacterized protein, encoding MSLKSIFFLGFLLATYLHFPSQMAAARELAETSNTLDTSNNKDELTNGVGEAKYPGGGYGGYPGGGYGGYPGGGYGGYPGGGYGGYPGGGYGGYPRGGYGGYPGGGYGGYPGGGYGGRRRCGPYGC